Genomic segment of Drosophila biarmipes strain raj3 chromosome 2L, RU_DBia_V1.1, whole genome shotgun sequence:
CTTATATTCAAAAACCCTAATGCTCCGACCAACAAGCAATACATTTGGCCAAATGCAGCACGTCCAAAAAGTCACCATTCGCATCCACAGAATGCTTCCTCATCAGCACATCCTTTGACTAACCCCATGCGAGTTCATTAGTTGCTCAATATTCGAAAGAAATGGACGACAGCTAAATAATACGttctaaatattaaacataattatttttgataattttaaaaatttggatATTAAATGGGGgcgtttataaaaataaataagttgcttAGAAGTCCAAAtgtagttttgaaaaatttccTAATACAAATAAGGAGCTTTGGCCACTAGTGAAGTTCACATTTTAAACTTTGTACTCATTGCTAAAGATGTGatgttcaaattaaaattcctcttaatttaaaaaggcaATTAATCGACTCCTCCCATGACCGCACCATcattgattctataatttagttaaaatttcATCCGTCCAAAAGCTAAACGAATTACAAAACATTTATCTAACGCTCAGCAACACACAAATTCGAAATGTGAATGAAAATTCCAAgtcaaaaaccaaacaaacgCATTCGATTCGATTTGCTTGCTGCGCTTTGCTCGCTGCAGGATTTGCCTGAAGGACTTGCCTCCGCCTGCCGTTGTACGTTTTTCTTGTTGTCATTGAACTGCTGATCCTGTTGATGGCGGTTCACCTAGATAATCTCCGATCATACAACTAACTTACGATATTTTATAACGAGAAAAGGATAcatttgttaaaaatgtgtGTTGACCAGAGCTGTTTCTATTCCGCCTTGCAGATGTCGCCGCCGTCGAACCACAGCCTGCTCCTGCCAACCGGAGGTCGTCCGCCGGCCACGCCCAGCAGCATCCCGCCCAGCGGCAACAGCGGCGGGAGCAACAGCCACCAGGGATCGCCGGCCACCAACTCGATGTCGCATCACAAACGGAGCCAGTCGTTCAACCACCACCTCAGCTACAATCAGTACACGCCCACTCAGCCTCCACCACATCATCTGCATCCACCACAACCACCAAGTCTGCCAAGTCATCTGGGGGCAGCCGGCCCCAGATCAAGTTCAGTCCAGATACCAAGCAGCAAGATAGCAGCTCCAATCCTGGCGTCGTCCATGGACGCCAGTCCAGCAATTcaggcagcagcggcagcagcagcggcaatggGGGTGCCAAGCGCAAGGAAAGGAAGCACAAAGGGTGAGACACCGACTTTTAAGCCATGATAGCCTTAGGCTTTAAAGCCAATGAAGTCTTCAAATttgcaaatattaatttaattttgtcaataatTAACTGTTTTGTATAACCATGAATTTAACTATGtacattttgaatttaacTACGCTTCAATTTCTAAACTATGTGCTTTATCCCCAGCTAACTGGACCATCAGCTGCCTGCGACCCACGCCGCCGTTGCGGCCCAGTTTGTTAAACGCCACGAGCGGATCGGGAGGTGGTAGCGGTGGGAGTGGTGGcggcagcagctccagcaacGCCCTGGCCAGCTACTGCAGCGGGAGAAAGAACCAGCCCACCTACGAGGAGGACGCCCTGGTGCTCCGGGTGTTTGAGGCCTATTGTGCCGCCTACCAGAACAACGCCAGGAACACCATCCACTCGGGTAAGTGGCGCCGGCCATCCCAGATGTGCTTCATCTAGCTGTAAGGATATTCATGTGCTCCCGAATCgagttttattttcatttgctgAAGAACATGAGCTAAAAACTGTTAGCTTATTTGCTTATTTACCCCACACTCACACAATCAGTTGTAAAATCGtcacacacaaacacagacTCACTTAAAGTCTAGGCgctgaaaaaacatttatcaTATTGTTGGTTCTGTTGCTCTATCTCATggttttattcatttttaacaAGGCATTGCACTTAACCAGGAggaattttccaaatttaacAGAGAATATTGTATTAGGCTTAGTTGAACCCTTAACTTTAAGCTTACAAATTGTTAACCAATtaccaaattatttttaagagaaAAGATCGATTTTTATGTTCGTACAATTGGCAATTGATTTCGTTTTAAGATCCACAAACTCGACTCTGCAATTGGTGCTAAGCAGCGCGCAAAGGAAACCaaagtttttgctttaaaCAATgtaaattttctgtatttcGATTATTATTTGTACTGACCACAATTGAATTTGAACTATTATGTTTcctactttaaataaatattatttttgttaccCCATTACCTATGTACAAATTAGTTTAATTTACTCTACCGCCGTTTGTGCCTTctcccatttccattccctGACCTAGAAAATCCCATTTCGactaatttataattataatcatcattaagccaagCATTCTGTACATATGTTGAAGTTATTGTGAGAGGTTTATCAATCACCATTTTGGCAAACTCATCCCACAGTCCTGATTCTAGTCACTCTAACTGGTGTATGTTGTGATAATGGTACTGgtacattttgttttgtccCCTGGCCGCTTCCCCAACTTGGTGTCGTACTCATCCTTGTAGTAAAATCCCATCCGTTGATCCCATATCCTTGCTTCATCGTCTCCTTGTTGCCGTTGTGATCCTTTCGCTTTTATTTTGCGGGTTTTTGGTTCCCCTTCGTCCCTCCTGTTGTCGTTGTTGGTATTTGGTTTTTCCGTTTCTTCAAATCTCTTcattttctctctctctttatTCCAATCCGACCTGATCCAAATCGATCTGTAGCCTTGCAACCCTGGACTCCGTGTCTGCCCATCCGCGGTGGCAAGCTGAAAACGAGCAAAACCTTCTCGACCTCCAATCCACAGCTGCCTTTCATAGCCCATGTCGGCAACTCACCCTACCTCAATCAGCAgcacctgcagcagcaacactcgCAGCAGCCacacctgcagcagcagcaacatccccAGCAGCAGACAGGTCGTCAACACTCCGCCGGCAGCTTGAACTCCTCCTTTATTTGGCGCGAGGCGAGTCCCAATAACTTCAATCTGTACTCCAGTTCGGTATCCTCCTCGCTGAATACGACGCCTGCGCAGAAGTACTCCTTATCCGGGGCAGGAGGAGGGTCGCCCACCATCAAGGATTACCAAAGAGCCCTGTCGGAGGAGAGGGCCACCAGGAAGTCCCTGAATCGCCTCAAGAGTGGCTTTGGCTCCGGATACGACAATGTGTGTACTTCACCGCTGCTACCTCGGAAAAACAAACCGGCACCCAAGTTGGTGGCCCAGCAGACGTACCAGCGACCCCCGGGCaacgccaccaccaccataGTAAAGCCGAATCCGGCGGGTCACCCAGGACTCTACGATCGCCGGTTAAACCGATCCTTCGAGACCTCCACTTCGCATCGCTACGCCGGCTATGGAGCCGGCTACCTGATGAATTGTGGCGGAGCCCTGCGCACCAGTACGCTCCAGAGGAGCACGCCCCAGCTGGCCGGCGGAGAACGGTCGGACGACAGCGACGTGGAGCGGGAACTGCTGCGGACCAATGGGGCAGGTCCCCCGGCGAATTTGGAACTCAATGCCGATGGCAGCAAACGGCAGTCGGGCAGCTGGTGTTGCGGTAATTTTGTGATGAAACAGTGGCGCAAGATCAACCATGTTTGAGTCTGGGTTTGGGGCACCATCATGGCTTCATCAGTCATACGCATCGCATCGCATCCGCATATCGCATCCcgctgctccagctccagaTACAAATACAGATACTGATGCTTTGCTTTGAATGCGCTCCGTGTGCAaatctttattgatttttagtTGATTTACTGGCTGCGCAAAGCTTTCAATGCCACAAGCCTTAGATTCTAGACCAGCGATCTATATAAAGTTGTAAGCGAATGGACAAATAACTTGTATTCCTTCTGATTGTCTTAGCCCTAAGCTGCGCCTTGATGTGTCTACAGGGAAATTCACCCAGCTGACTGGTGTGCCGAAACCTCTATTCAATGCACTTCCGTCAGCTGAGCGATTTTCCTTGGAAATAGACTATAACTAGTTTGTGCTTAGCTTACATTGTCTTACATCTAACTTAGCTTATTATTAATATGTAATCTGTGAAAAGACTTGGCGAGAACGACACTAGTTTAGAAGCTATTCGATGGAAGATGCTTGCCAATGAAGTGCAACTCAGCTTTGAACTTTGATAGACTTTAGTTCAGCCGCGAGAAGGCAGCCGAAACAGAAGGGCTTTAAATTTCCGTCCACGGCTTTGggaactatatttttttacctgGCCAAACGAACGTGGATCAAAATTTGCCATAGGAAATACAAATGTCCTTATATGCCATAGACTAAACTGTTTACTAGATACGCTCGTAATTCTTAATGCATCTGTGTTTTCAGCGGACATCGACCTAGTgagttttgtatttaaatgtcCGCCTAGCAAGCAAATAAGTCAAAGAGTGTGCAATGTGTAATCAAAGAGTGCGCTTTAAATGTTAGCCATAGCTAGATTCAGCAACTAAATCAAAGTAACCAACTGTTGTGCATTATTGACCGAAGGAAAACCAACTTATTTTGTAAGTGTTTTGTGAAGAAACGTTGTCTAACCAAATGAACTACTTATACTCTACCATTAACCAGTTTATACGTTTGTACTGTAATTGAGTTGATATTTGTCGACGAAGGAGAGAGATAACTCAACGAATTGAACCGAAACTTTGAATAAAATCCTTTACAAGACGAATATCCCTTTGTTTCCCTGTGTGGTTCTGTGTTTTGTTGTTCGTTAATATAGAAATAATCGAAATATATCTTTAAACGTTTAGAGTACCCCATAGATTGATGTCCAGTAGTTGGAATATATCGAAATGTCCCAGTTATGGATCCCTAGTCATAGAGccttatatatatacactttttATTCTTTCCTAGCAATagcttaaattatatttttcgcCTAAACATATTATACCCGAACACAGTCATACTTTGTACATTGCCATTGATCCACCCTGATCCCCTCATCCGAGCTCTCACACACAACACTAACATATTCTGTTCTCTGTTCGATTTTCTTTTtccaccaacacacacaccgaAAAGCAGGTCTTGAAAACGAAGATATGACCCCCACGTTGCGCCAACTGTGGACCGCCATCCGCCAGATGCAGCAGGACATGTCCCAGATAAAGCTTCAGATCAACGAGGAGCGAGCCCTGCGAGCCGATCTCCAGCAGCTGCTGATGCAGCACTTGGAGACGAGCAGCGTGAGCAGCGGGGCCAACACGCCCAAGTGTTGACTATGCAAGTGACCGGGTTCTGGAGCGGATTCCCCAGTCCCACTACGTCGAAACTATACCCGCCGCTGCTTTTAGCTttaatcctttttttttagatacttTTACTTTGCATCTCCCGGGGCGCAGTGGGTCAATTACCAAAAAATTATCTACAAATGGACTTTAGGAATCGTATATGGATTGTATTTACCGAAGTACTATTATATGTGAATGTATATTTGTGAATGGACAATATGCCGATTGTgtgtaaaattatttaacagaTACTTCTATCTTTCGTGTCTTCGTTTTTATATGAGCTCTATCAGGTGCGCTTGTAAaatctttggaaatttaaaagcaATAATTTGTTACGCAGTTTTGGGGAATTAcccataataataattctatCTCAAAACTTGATATAAGAATTTACAAAAACCATTTACAAAAGATTGTTGCTTTTGAGTTTCCGAAGACTTCCTCAAGACATCCGCTTGTAACCCATAAATAATTACTTCTAATGCCTACATTTAACCTTCATTGTAATAGTTTAGCATAACATGCACTCTGTATGGGCATAGATTTTACACACCTTAGTTTATAACTTATCTTATGACGTTGCCGCCATGCAACTCATAAAAGCTGCTTGTGTAAGTTATCAGAATAGGTAGTCCCAGTTTTGACCTTTGTTTggatataaattttaaatggataatgaaaaatttgaaaaatgtgcCAATACCTTAGTAAGCTGCAACAACGTACGAAACATCGCTCAAAACAGTTGTATTTACGTATTATACCTAGAACATTTATTGGATAATATATACACAAAATGTAGATGAATTGGGGTTTTCATTGAGTTATTACACTCTCGAGTAGCAGCACCTGGAGATTGCAATCGGAAGGCACATAGGCAGAACAGAAACCACTCCGCATCTCAAGAATGCCTAACGATTTAACGAGTCTGAAACAATGTATAACCGCTATCGCTTGTCTGACAATTTTGCTGAATAATTCGGAGTGCCAGGGGATTTTTCTGCTCTGCTTCGTGCAACTGGAAAGAGGAAACCCATGTCGGACTGCAGGGGAGCATAATGAGATTGCAATCAGTCAGCGGGAGAGGCGGAGGCAGtgccggcggcggcggcagatGGCGACAAATGAGCAACAAACCACGTCAAGACCGAGCGACATTGTTGGCAAAACAATTTCAGTGTGTCAGTAAGGATTTGAGAACAATGCCGGCTGGCTTGGGCTTTGGCTTGCCGGctagctggctggctggctgcttGGCTGACTTGGCCGGAATGTGTCACTTCCACTTCCTGGCCGCTTCGGGGCCGTGGAACCTGGGTGCGAACTAATTTTGGACTTGCGGATGCGAAGGCTTGCGGAAGTTTTCGCTTGCAAGCTGCAGCAACAAGACCACTCCTCCCCAGCTTGTTGGCCAAAATTTATTGCAGCTGCTTAACTAAACTGTTAGATATTGTGGCACCTCGGCCCTGCGGCTCCTCGCCAGCTTTAATGACAATCATTAGTGCTCTGCTCCATGCCTGGCCTGCCTCTCATATTTTCCAgctattaaattattaataattagcAATTACTGCCTGGTTAGCAATTTATCAAGGCCTACACGCAGAGAGAGAGGATGTGGCTGCTTTGATGGGGAAAATACATAATATTAAAGTCgtaaattaataattgtatTGCTAATTTATTCCACTATGTTTGCAGTTAACTTAGTTCTCCTTTTGGTAAAAGAGAACCTGTTTAAGCTGACTAGGCTACAAATTATACCTTCTTACAACTTGACACAGcataaagtattattttaatttattaaaaagtatctttGCATATTACGTTTTTATAGATATTATAAATTCTCCCACTTTACAATTGGGTTTATTTCTCTTCTTAACTTAGTGTGAATTTTGCTAAATGTTGTAAGCCCGCCATCAATTCATCCTGTGGCTTCTCCATCCTCAGTCGACTTACAAAATAACAGGCCCGAGTGCCCCGTCAGGTAGGGAAAAATAGGACCGGCCTTGCACTAGAATTAACTCGCTTAGTGGCTGCCTCCTGAGGTCTTAATGGACCCAGAGCCGCTCCACATAATCCACCTGGTTCGCGCACAGCTAACCCATTTTCAACGCTAACCCGTGGATGTCAGCATCCCAGTTCCATCTGCTGCCAACTCTGGCCTCAAATCGAAATTGCAATGTAAAACCACAATATCTGCATTGCATATGTAGCAGTTGGGTTGTGTGGCCTGTCTCATTTGGTTAACCATGGTGGTTTGTTGTTAAAGACATATTATTACGTACAAATATATCCGctgatatttaatattattcgTGGTTTGCTTAGAGAAATTGGCAGTTTTCATTAAAGTTTGCCCTGAGCTTTTACTTTGGTTTCACTTTTTGGAGAAAAGTACTATGGGTCTCCAAAGACCTTTCAAAGAAGTTGGTAAGCTATTATTagttcttttaaatgatgtttCCCAAATTGGAATAAGTAAATGACTTTAAGGCGGAGACAGTAAGTTGCAGCTAGATCATTTATCATGCCTAATTACCCTGGTGAAGACAATTTCGTAATATAGTATACTACtaattattttccattatAATGTGATATTCCCTTTCCTCCGATTTTGGTAACAGTTCTTAAAATTCAAATCAGACCGCAACATGAAATAATAcagctttaaattaaaagttagTTGTAGATTAGGAAAGTCCGGTAAGTAAATTATAGCTTAAGAGCAGCTGACTTTTCTTTGCCCAGGTAATTAAATTACAGGTTTCGTCAactgcactgaaaaaaattcaatgaaattcaaaaaatgtatatattattttaagctaAGAATTAAATCCCGTTGGGCATACGCTAATCTGTTTatattaatacatatttttaggaCTTCAGCTAGGATGACTACAAAACTTTAAATCTTACAGCTTAAACTTCCGAGAAGTGGAGTAATCCCAACACAATTATAGTGTTTGCTTACCAGCTATTTATTTGGACATGCTTGTTCGAATGCCAGGTCGTCATTTTCCACATTGCATGTGATTTGTGGCCGGGATAGAATTTTAATATCGGAGCTGTTCATGACTCTGGTCCACAGTCGCTAGATGATGTTAGCTAAGAGCAGCCTAGAAACACTTTTCCATGGCTAAGCATACTATGCGACCCACATTGGCCGCCACAGGCACCGTCAACAACTCATCATCTCCGGTAATCGCGAGTAGCGTAGCGGAATAAGATCAGGCGAAGACAGAACAACCCATCATCGATACTCGTAGTCTCGTTTGCATCGCCATACGTATACGCAGTGGTGGCCGGCGTCGATTTGAATGGCTCAATTCGATCGGTGCCAATGCAATGTGAAGCTTCTAACCCAATTCACGGGCCGCGCTAAGTTTTTCCAACTCTGATGGCTTCCAGAGTGCCAGCATACagtgaaaaatgtattaaatatattcaaataaataatgtttaaagtaattattgtACTGATATTATAAATTTCAGACTGTAAGAAAAGAATCAAACAGTATTTGATTAtcttttaacttttaaattctTTCTTTAAGAACTGCCAGAGAtttcactacatttttttctctgtaAACGCTTCTTAACACATGTTTATAGGGCAAGActattaaaaaaggtttaccTGCCCACTGTGCTCTGACATTTGTCAGCAGCCATTTGGCTGCTTTTTGGCCCGCAGTCAAACCACCAATGTGGTGCGGTGGCTGAGCTCTAATGGCTCGTGGTCCATCTCCGGCTCCGTCTCCGTTTCCATCTCATGTGACCCTAATTACATTCAAAGCGAGCGTGCCAGCTTCGGGACACATCGGGTATGTGTATTATTGACTGGTGTTATTAATGCCCAACGAAAGCGCGTTTGACACCAACTTTCCGCACTTTCCGCGCGCCAAAATTGAACAAATGAACACTGTGTAGCAAGGTAGAGTTGAAAAGAAAGGGTCAAACATTACTCATTTTTCCACTTAACTTTCTGTGGATGAACAGACCTGTATATGCGTAGTAGTTTAGTTTATAATGTAAACTTTTTGGCATCATAAAAGCGATAGATAGATagttaaattgaattataaataaactttatagCATTTTATACAATACAAACTAAATATTTGTGTTGATCATGCTTCAGATATGGAAAAATACtccaaaaaatgtgttttccaTTACCCTAAacaagaatttaaaataaatatttcatagaATTTTATACAATACAAACTAAATATTTGTGTTGATCATGCTTCAGATAtggaaaaattaataataagacATTTCAAAAACATTGTGTTTCtcatgaatttaatttttttaggcaattaaacaaatactATAATTTGATACCTAACACCCAGGGAGCCTTCGCACCGCTAGATGAGTGATCGCGATGCAATTTGCGGCGCCTTTAATTGCACCTGTCTGCGCTCGCACGtcgaaaattaaaagcaaacaatGGAAACG
This window contains:
- the LOC108033765 gene encoding uncharacterized protein LOC108033765 isoform X5, which produces MSPPSNHSLLLPTGGRPPATPSSIPPSGNSGGSNSHQGSPATNSMSHHKRSQSFNHHLSYNQYTPTQPPPHHLHPPQPPSLPSHLGAAGPRSSSVQIPSSKIAAPILASSMDASPAIQAAAAAAAAMGVPSARKGSTKANWTISCLRPTPPLRPSLLNATSGSGGGSGGSGGGSSSSNALASYCSGRKNQPTYEEDALVLRVFEAYCAAYQNNARNTIHSALQPWTPCLPIRGGKLKTSKTFSTSNPQLPFIAHVGNSPYLNQQHLQQQHSQQPHLQQQQHPQQQTGRQHSAGSLNSSFIWREASPNNFNLYSSSVSSSLNTTPAQKYSLSGAGGGSPTIKDYQRALSEERATRKSLNRLKSGFGSGYDNVCTSPLLPRKNKPAPKLVAQQTYQRPPGNATTTIVKPNPAGHPGLYDRRLNRSFETSTSHRYAGYGAGYLMNCGGALRTSTLQRSTPQLAGGERSDDSDVERELLRTNGAGPPANLELNADGSKRQSGSWCCGLENEDMTPTLRQLWTAIRQMQQDMSQIKLQINEERALRADLQQLLMQHLETSSVSSGANTPKC
- the LOC108033765 gene encoding uncharacterized protein LOC108033765 isoform X2, giving the protein MDQPLVVRAEYSFSGSNNDELCFQKGDVITVTQREDGGWWEGTLNEKTGWFPSNYVNECKVQLPLAETIRPPEEIQEYRSVVLKDLLDSERAHVAELQGLLENFLEPMQQTQILSQDEYAQLMCNFVEIVRTHEDLLIQIEECNDRVGKLFLTSAPLMKKVHQAYCAAHPKAIVILDKYKDDLEKYMERQGAATPGLLVLTTGLSKPFRRLDKYSAMLQELERHMESSHPDRGDTQRSVAVYKDIAATCSATRRQKELELQVLTGPVRGWQGQELSTLGDIIHMGSVAVGADHRDRYFVLFPQTLLFLSVSQRMSAFIYEGKLPLTGIVVNRLEDTDAIKNAFEISSPLIDRIVAVCQGPNEANKWVELLNANNPSLPMGIKRQLSNLSNSSSGHLNAAHMSPPSNHSLLLPTGGRPPATPSSIPPSGNSGGSNSHQGSPATNSMSHHKRSQSFNHHLSYNQYTPTQPPPHHLHPPQPPSLPSHLGAAGPRSSSVQIPSSKIAAPILASSMDASPAIQAAAAAAAAMGVPSARKGSTKANWTISCLRPTPPLRPSLLNATSGSGGGSGGSGGGSSSSNALASYCSGRKNQPTYEEDALVLRVFEAYCAAYQNNARNTIHSALQPWTPCLPIRGGKLKTSKTFSTSNPQLPFIAHVGNSPYLNQQHLQQQHSQQPHLQQQQHPQQQTGRQHSAGSLNSSFIWREASPNNFNLYSSSVSSSLNTTPAQKYSLSGAGGGSPTIKDYQRALSEERATRKSLNRLKSGFGSGYDNVCTSPLLPRKNKPAPKLVAQQTYQRPPGNATTTIVKPNPAGHPGLYDRRLNRSFETSTSHRYAGYGAGYLMNCGGALRTSTLQRSTPQLAGGERSDDSDVERELLRTNGAGPPANLELNADGSKRQSGSWCCGLENEDMTPTLRQLWTAIRQMQQDMSQIKLQINEERALRADLQQLLMQHLETSSVSSGANTPKC